The Opisthocomus hoazin isolate bOpiHoa1 chromosome 32, bOpiHoa1.hap1, whole genome shotgun sequence genome includes a window with the following:
- the NAB2 gene encoding NGFI-A-binding protein 2 isoform X2, whose amino-acid sequence MALPRTLGELQLYRVLQRANLLGYYETFIQQGGDDVQQLCEAGEEEFLEIMALVGMATKPLHVRRLQKALREWASNPGLFSQPVSAVPVSSIPLFKLSEAGGRKALSNGHTSPSEAAGKGGGSTGTPPARSPTEPGEKLSPSAAPPWPGRSTPESEGGGDEEPGGPPFSPGGSGSEQPAGAEVLEPELVRTVAESVERLLQSCPRGGEAELRALMKLNKKLAKAVGHIFQLEDGDRHKEEEIRRHSAIYGRGEARRREGKQLTLHELIINEAAAQFCLRDNSLLLRRVELFSLSRQVARESTYLSSLKVARAQPEDGGATAAKRLKQEVGEQSRSELLPLPGGLEPPGAAYRASLEEDAGSVSGESLDGHLQEFEDGLAERGPPAPPDPPRGAIKVEPESGRQ is encoded by the exons ATGGCCCTGCCGCGCACGCTGGGCGAGCTGCAGCTGTACCGGGTGCTGCAGCGCGCCAACCTGCTGGGCTACTACGAGACCTTCATCCAGCAAGGGGGGGACGACGTGCAGCAGCTCTGCGAGGCGGGCGAGGAGGAGTTCCTGGAGATCATGGCGCTGGTGGGCATGGCCACCAAGCCCCTGCACGTCCGCCGCCTCCAGAAGGCCCTGCGCGAGTGGGCCTCCAACCCGGGGCTCTTCAGCCAGCCCGTCTCGGCCGTCCCCGTCAGCAGCATCCCCCTCTTCAAGCTCTCTGAGGCCGGCGGGCGCAAGGCGCTCAGCAACGGGCACACCAGCCCCAGCGAGGCAGCGGGCAAGGGGGGCGGCAGCACCGGGAcgcccccggcccgcagccccacGGAGCCGGGGGAGAAGCTGTCGCCATCGGCAGCCCCGCCGTGGCCGGGCAGGAGCACCCCCGAGTCGGAGGGCGGCGGGGACGAGGAGCCGGGGGGTCCCCCATTCTCCCCGGGCGGGAGCGGCAGCGAGCAGCCGGCGGGCGCAGAGGTGCTGGAGCCGGAGCTGGTGCGGACGGTGGCGGAGAGCGTGGAgcggctgctgcagagctgcccccGGGGCGGCGAGGCCGAGCTGCGGGCGCTGATGAAGCTCAACAAGAAGCTGGCCAAGGCCGTGGGGCACATCTTCCAGCTGGAGGACGGCGACCGGCACAAGGAGGAGGAGATCCGCCGGCACAGCGCGATCTACGGCCGCGGCGAGGCCCGGCGCCGCGAGGGGAAGCAGCTCACCCTGCACGAG CTCATCATCAACGAGGCGGCCGCCCAGTTCTGCCTGCGAGACAACTCGCTGCTGCTGCGGCGCGTCGAGCTCTTCTCGCTCTCGCGGCAGGTTGCACGGGAGAGCACCTACCTGTCCTCACTCAAGGTCGCCAG GGCACAGCCCGAGGATGGCGGAGCCACCGCGGCCAAGCGGCTCAAGCAGGAG GTGGGCGAGCAGAGCCGCTccgagctgctgcctctgccgggggggctggagccccccggggccgcgTACCGAGCCAGCCTGGAGGAGGACGCCGGCAGCGTCTCCGGGGAGAGCCTCGACGGCCACTTGCAGG AGTTCGAGGACGGGCTGGCGGAGcggggcccgccggcccccccggaccccccccgcgGCGCCATCAAGGTGGAGCCGGAGAGCGGCCGGCAGTGA
- the NAB2 gene encoding NGFI-A-binding protein 2 isoform X1, whose amino-acid sequence MALPRTLGELQLYRVLQRANLLGYYETFIQQGGDDVQQLCEAGEEEFLEIMALVGMATKPLHVRRLQKALREWASNPGLFSQPVSAVPVSSIPLFKLSEAGGRKALSNGHTSPSEAAGKGGGSTGTPPARSPTEPGEKLSPSAAPPWPGRSTPESEGGGDEEPGGPPFSPGGSGSEQPAGAEVLEPELVRTVAESVERLLQSCPRGGEAELRALMKLNKKLAKAVGHIFQLEDGDRHKEEEIRRHSAIYGRGEARRREGKQLTLHELIINEAAAQFCLRDNSLLLRRVELFSLSRQVARESTYLSSLKVARAQPEDGGATAAKRLKQEVGEQSRSELLPLPGGLEPPGAAYRASLEEDAGSVSGESLDGHLQAAGACPRLTPPPGAAPEVPLGLAPHGLWSRHILQQTLMDEGLRLARLVSHGRGGRLSPCLPGKPPGPEFEDGLAERGPPAPPDPPRGAIKVEPESGRQ is encoded by the exons ATGGCCCTGCCGCGCACGCTGGGCGAGCTGCAGCTGTACCGGGTGCTGCAGCGCGCCAACCTGCTGGGCTACTACGAGACCTTCATCCAGCAAGGGGGGGACGACGTGCAGCAGCTCTGCGAGGCGGGCGAGGAGGAGTTCCTGGAGATCATGGCGCTGGTGGGCATGGCCACCAAGCCCCTGCACGTCCGCCGCCTCCAGAAGGCCCTGCGCGAGTGGGCCTCCAACCCGGGGCTCTTCAGCCAGCCCGTCTCGGCCGTCCCCGTCAGCAGCATCCCCCTCTTCAAGCTCTCTGAGGCCGGCGGGCGCAAGGCGCTCAGCAACGGGCACACCAGCCCCAGCGAGGCAGCGGGCAAGGGGGGCGGCAGCACCGGGAcgcccccggcccgcagccccacGGAGCCGGGGGAGAAGCTGTCGCCATCGGCAGCCCCGCCGTGGCCGGGCAGGAGCACCCCCGAGTCGGAGGGCGGCGGGGACGAGGAGCCGGGGGGTCCCCCATTCTCCCCGGGCGGGAGCGGCAGCGAGCAGCCGGCGGGCGCAGAGGTGCTGGAGCCGGAGCTGGTGCGGACGGTGGCGGAGAGCGTGGAgcggctgctgcagagctgcccccGGGGCGGCGAGGCCGAGCTGCGGGCGCTGATGAAGCTCAACAAGAAGCTGGCCAAGGCCGTGGGGCACATCTTCCAGCTGGAGGACGGCGACCGGCACAAGGAGGAGGAGATCCGCCGGCACAGCGCGATCTACGGCCGCGGCGAGGCCCGGCGCCGCGAGGGGAAGCAGCTCACCCTGCACGAG CTCATCATCAACGAGGCGGCCGCCCAGTTCTGCCTGCGAGACAACTCGCTGCTGCTGCGGCGCGTCGAGCTCTTCTCGCTCTCGCGGCAGGTTGCACGGGAGAGCACCTACCTGTCCTCACTCAAGGTCGCCAG GGCACAGCCCGAGGATGGCGGAGCCACCGCGGCCAAGCGGCTCAAGCAGGAG GTGGGCGAGCAGAGCCGCTccgagctgctgcctctgccgggggggctggagccccccggggccgcgTACCGAGCCAGCCTGGAGGAGGACGCCGGCAGCGTCTCCGGGGAGAGCCTCGACGGCCACTTGCAGG CGGCGGGGGCCTGTCCCCGGCTGACGCCGCCGCCCGGTGCGGCCCCCGAGGTGCCGCTCGGCCTCGCGCCCCACGGGCTCTGGAGCCGCCACATCCTGCAGCAGACGCTGatggacgaggggctgcgcctgGCCCGGCTCGTCTCGcacgggcgcggggggcggctcagcccctgcctgccggggaagcccccgggaccag AGTTCGAGGACGGGCTGGCGGAGcggggcccgccggcccccccggaccccccccgcgGCGCCATCAAGGTGGAGCCGGAGAGCGGCCGGCAGTGA
- the NEMP1 gene encoding nuclear envelope integral membrane protein 1 — translation MKPAPGPRLLRALVLLLLSPPLGGTGARESVIPLHEGRVYHHADSHHFCYTNTRRPQWHDVWTRTQIRVNSSRMIRVTQVGSEEELEQFNVWNVVFSFLKEKLNDTSIDVDLYSNKTCLKVELLEAGTTYCVVLFRRFDPKLFLVFFLGLLLFFCGDMLSRSQLFYYSAGISFGLLASLLILVYMVSKIMPKKSPVYFLLVGGWSFSLYLLQLIFKNLQEICKSYWQYLLGYLLLVGFVSFGVCYRYGPLENERSINLLSWALQLLGLLLMYSGIQIHPIALALVVIAVCTKNLDYPMQWAFAAYRRVQSAQPSPPRLLTEEEYRLQGKVETCKALEELRNYCRSPDFSAWTVVSRIQSPKRFADFVGGACHVTPSEVSVHEREYGVDGIFLDDQLFEEEEEEEHEDEDDSFGRNRVRYSLTHSHLGTD, via the exons atGAAAccggctccggggccgcggcTCCTGCGggcgctggtgctgctgctcctgtcaCCGCCGCTGGGGGGCACAG GTGCCCGGGAGTCGGTGATCCCGCTGCACGAGGGCCGCGTCTACCACCACGCGGACTCGCACCACTTCTGCTACACCAACACGCGCCGCCCGCAGTGGCACGACGTCTGGACCAGGACGCAG ATCCGCGTCAACAGCAGCCGGATGATCCGAGTCACCCAGgtgggcagcgaggaggagctggagcagttCAACGTGTGGAACGTCGTCTTCTCcttcctgaaggagaagctgaacgACACCAGCATCGATGTGGATCTCTACAGCAACAAGACCTGCCTGAAGGTTGAGCTGCTGGAGGCCGGCACCACGTACTGCGTCGTCCTCTTCCGGC GCTTTGACCCAAAGCTGTTCCTGGTTTTCTTCCTGGGCCTGTTGTTGTTCTTCTGTGGGGACATGCTGAGCAG GAGCCAACTTTTCTACTACTCGGCCGGGATTAGTTTTGGCTTGCTGGCCTCGCTGCTCATCCTCGTCTACATGGTGTCCAAGATCATGCCCAAG AAAAGTCCTGTTTACTTCCTGCTGGTAGGAGGCTGGTCCTTCTCGCTCTACCTGCTTCAGCTGATCTTCAAGAACCTACAGGAGATCTGCAAGTCCTACTGGCAGTACCTCCTAG GCTACCTGCTGCTCGTGGGCTTCGTGAGCTTCGGCGTGTGCTACAGGTACGGCCCGCTGGAGAACGAGCGCAGCATCAACCTCCTCTCCTGggccctgcagctcctggggctcTTGCTGATGTACTCAGGCATCCAGATCCATCCCATCGCCTTGGCCTTGGTGGTCATCGCCGTCTGCACCAAGAACCTGGACTACCCCATGCAGTGGGCCTTCGCTGCGTACAG GAGGGTGCAGAGTGCCCAGCCGAGCCCCCCTCGCCTGCTGACGGAGGAGGAGTACCGGCTCCAGGGCAAAGTGGAGACGTGCAAGGCCCTCGAGGAGCTTCGAAACTACTGCAGAAGCCCGGATTTCTCTGCCTGGACCGTGGTCTCCCGCATCCAGTCTCCCAAGAG GTTCGCTGACTTTGTGGGCGGTGCCTGTCACGTCACCCCCAGCGAGGTCTCTGTCCATGAGCGGGAGTACGGCGTGGACGGCATCTTCCTTGACGACCAGctctttgaggaggaggaggaggaggagcatgaGGATGAGGATGACTCCTTTGGCAGGAATCGTGTGCGTTACTCCCTGACCCACAGTCACCTGGGCACCGACTGA